TTGGCAAAACTCATATATTTTGAAAAATATCCTCTGATTGGGCAAGATCGATTCATCTCTAAAATTGCTCAATCATGGAGTCAGTTGAAATTTATGACAACAAAGGTAGATAAAATCTTATCTACCTTGACTATCCTCTCGAATTACTGGAATCATCGGCACTTAAAACCAAGGAAGTTCCCGAAAACCGCCCTTGAGATTAGCCACTTCTGACTCAATTACTTTTACATGATTCAAATCTCGGATGGCGAGGGAATTTATTTCCTCGGTTTTTGACGGCCCTTTGCGGGCGTTATCTTTAATCAATCGGTTATAGGTTCGATAGGGTATGTAATGGAGGGGATTGTAACCAGCGAAACGCAAAATTAACAGACAGGCCCAAGAATACTTGCCATTAAGAATCGCATCGACAATTTGGTCAAACTGTTCTTCTGTCATTGCTTTATCTCGTTTATTATTGGAATTACTGGGTAATTGAATCATTTTCCTCGTTTCTCCCATTAAAAGTTGATATTAAAGTGTCAGCCCATCCTGTTGTAGCTTTTTGAGCGGTTCTAATAAGACATCGATGATGCGACGACGACGGATAATAATCTCCGCCGTCCCGGTTTGTCCGGGTTTGAACGCCAGCGCTCCCTGACCGGGACGAGGGGAATCGCGATCGAGCAGAATCTCCACTTGATAGATCTCGCCTAAATCTTGATCGG
This portion of the Microcystis aeruginosa NIES-2549 genome encodes:
- a CDS encoding HetP family heterocyst commitment protein produces the protein MIQLPSNSNNKRDKAMTEEQFDQIVDAILNGKYSWACLLILRFAGYNPLHYIPYRTYNRLIKDNARKGPSKTEEINSLAIRDLNHVKVIESEVANLKGGFRELPWF